In Macrobrachium rosenbergii isolate ZJJX-2024 chromosome 48, ASM4041242v1, whole genome shotgun sequence, one DNA window encodes the following:
- the LOC136831041 gene encoding LOW QUALITY PROTEIN: protein FAM200C-like (The sequence of the model RefSeq protein was modified relative to this genomic sequence to represent the inferred CDS: inserted 1 base in 1 codon) produces MLNDSMYEDMRVYQIPSPPGSVDDDGMLNDSMHEAMRVYQTPNPPGTVDDNETVDDNGMLNDSLDEDVSFYQTPNPPYAMDDDDDILNDPMDEDMRVYQTPNPPHDVQMSEAKKRKYSDEYIKYGFTVTERNGIHLPQCVICHTVLSNDALRPGRLERHLSTNHKALKVKPKEFFTAKLHELNHMKLDSSSVFHQETWKPVEASYELSLLIAKAKKPHSVGETLVKPCLLRAANTVLGEESQRKLSKISLSDNTVKRRIDELSEDIKEQVLDKIKASRFFAIQCDESTDVAHLCQLLVYSRFVDEGTMKEEILFSAALETTAKAIDVFSKVHEFFHEYGLSWEKLVGVCTDGAPAMIGSRSGFVKLVKXKNPAVTGTHCVIHRQSLASKTLPGNLRSSLNLAIKVVNFVKNSSLNSRFFAALCSDLGTDYKTLLFHTEVRWLSKGNMLSRLYELKDEVEIFLQKQKQDKLYEAFREEDFQLSPAYLVDFFEAINNLNLKLQGRNTNIIAHSDVIRAFTEKIHLWKRKVQVGNFSSFSHLNELLSEKRKIEQYDVTKEVLSHLDSLAEEFIHCFPDVSMENSLWTLVQNPFNTDVELLLESLQEEAIDLKCDSSAKRDFETMKLEEFWVKYLPMYPKVGEEALRVILPFSSTYLCEAGFSALVVLKTKQRNRLDIGNDLRCALSSFNPRISDLVRKKAASISLNLTRNCALVS; encoded by the exons atgttgaatgactccatgTATGAAGATATGAGGGTTTACCAGATACCGAGTCCTCCAGGTTCCGTAGATGATGAtggtatgttgaatgactccatgCATGAAGCCATGAGGGTTTACCAGACACCAAATCCTCCAGGAACCGTAGATGATAATG AAACCGTAGATGATAAtggtatgttgaatgactcctTGGATGAAGACGTGAGCTTTTATCAGACACCGAATCCTCCATATGccatggatgatgatgatgatatattgaATGACCCCATGGATGAAGACATGAGGGTTTACCAGACACCGAATCCTCCACATGACGTAC AAATGTCtgaagcaaagaaaagaaagtattcaGATGAATATATCAAGTATGGCTTCACTGTTACAGAGAGGAATGGAATTCATCTCCCTCAGTGTGTCATATGCCATACAGTCCTCAGCAATGACGCCTTAAGACCTGGTCGTCTGGAGCGACATTTGAGCACAAAccacaaagcattaaaagtaaagcCAAAGGAGTTCTTCACAGCCAAACTGCATGAGCTGAATCATATGAAGCTGGACTCAAGCAGTGTTTTTCATCAAGAAACGTGGAAACCAGTGGAAGCATCTTACGAGCTGTCACTACTTATTGCAAAAGCAAAGAAGCCTCACTCTGTGGGGGAGACTCTTGTAAAGCCCTGCCTTTTGAGAGCTGCAAATACTGTGCTTGGGGAAGAAAGCCAAAGAAAGTTATCAAAGATTTCCTTATCGGATAACACAGTGAAGCGTCGCATTGATGAACTTTCAGAAGACATAAAAGAACAAGTTTTGGACAAAATAAAAGCATCTCGCTTCTTTGCAATACAGTGCGATGAAAGTACTGATGTTGCTCACCTCTGCCAGCTGCTTGTTTATTCTCGATTCGTGGATGAAGGAACTatgaaagaagaaattcttttctcaGCAGCACTGGAGACAACAGCAAAGGCCATCGATGTTTTTTCAAAGGTGCATGAGTTTTTCCATGAGTACGGTCTTTCATGGGAAAAATTAGTCGGTGTTTGTACTGATGGTGCCCCAGCAATGATTGGATCTCGCTCTGGATTTGTGAAACTGGTGA GAAAAAATCCTGCTGTAACTGGGACTCACTGTGTTATCCACAGACAATCATTAGCAAGCAAAACTCTGCCAGGTAATCTACGCAGTTCACTGAATTTGGCAATAAAAGTGGTGAATTTTGTAAAGAATAGCTCTTTGAATTCTAGGTTTTTCGCAGCTCTTTGCTCAGATCTGGGCACTGATTACAAGACTCTCCTGTTTCACACCGAAGTCCGCTGGCTTTCCAAGGGAAACATGCTGAGTCGTCTTTACGAGCTCAAGGATGAAGTGGAAATtttcttgcagaagcagaaacaAGACAAACTGTATGAAGCATTCAGAGAGGAAGACTTTCAGCTCTCACCAGCATACCTTGTGGACTTTTTTGAGGCTATCAACAACCTCAATTTGAAGTTACAAGGAAGAAACACAAACATCATTGCACACTCTGATGTAATCAGAGCTTTCACCGAAAAAATTCAtctttggaaaagaaaagtaCAAGTTGGGAACTTTTCATCGTTCTCACATCTGAATGAGCTCTTGTCTGAGAAGAGAAAAATTGAGCAGTATGACGTGACAAAAGAGGTTTTATCACATCTGGATTCCCTTGCTGAGGAATTTATACACTGTTTTCCAGATGTCTCAATGGAGAATTCTCTTTGGACATTGGTGCAGAATCCATTTAACACTGATGTGGAGTTGCTACTGGAATCACTGCAAGAGGAAGCCATCGATTTGAAATGTGACTCGAGCGCGAAAAGGGACTTTGAAACAATGAAGTTAGAAGAGTTTTGGGTGAAATATCTCCCCATGTACCCAAAAGTAGGTGAAGAAGCACTTCGTGtgattcttcccttttcttcta